A stretch of the Streptomyces sp. NBC_01428 genome encodes the following:
- a CDS encoding poly-gamma-glutamate biosynthesis protein PgsC/CapC: MIPSVLTPEIAAIGIGLGLMFSLICYLTTNLSPGGMITPGWLALTLIEDLQRAALVVGVTVLTYVTTLLLQRFVILYGKRLFAAVVLSGVLIQATVIIVLQMEFPLLYANQTLGFIVPGLVGYQLVRQPKAATLLSTGSVTLATYVVLTAGILLGAMPTA, encoded by the coding sequence ATCGGCATCGGCCTGGGCCTGATGTTCTCGCTGATCTGCTATCTCACGACCAACCTCTCACCCGGCGGCATGATCACGCCGGGCTGGCTGGCGCTCACCCTCATCGAGGACCTGCAGCGCGCCGCCCTCGTCGTGGGTGTCACGGTCCTGACGTACGTCACCACGCTGCTCCTCCAGCGCTTCGTGATCCTCTACGGCAAGCGGCTCTTCGCCGCCGTCGTGCTGTCCGGCGTGCTGATCCAGGCGACCGTGATCATCGTGCTCCAGATGGAGTTCCCGCTGCTCTACGCCAACCAGACCCTGGGCTTCATCGTCCCGGGTCTCGTCGGCTACCAGCTGGTGCGCCAGCCCAAGGCGGCCACCCTGCTGTCGACCGGCTCGGTCACGCTCGCCACCTATGTCGTGCTGACCGCCGGAATCCTTCTCGGCGCCATGCCGACCGCCTGA
- a CDS encoding NlpC/P60 family protein, whose amino-acid sequence MPKRKGRPVLHAATVIVLLTGSAFLTFELRKDEEAKVPAVQAVTDRPDLENSGKATGKQTWERLNNPTRSVLRGENGDILATFTDGARTATLRGPSRTFTEPANTQSRVVTQDWVRLMPEAWRKGAEKEKWFKDWFKEFYGSEADDIFAIAFQYVDGAPVKKDDEGVPYAGDAVFGPFKDDGVDRLEQNDFYDYLGINYTFRDGSTLQARKERYRALDCSGFMRMIWGYRARYPLMASNTSGDGLPRSADGMARSKVGVDILKLSGPAPWYTRPKNIDVVQPGDLLFFKMDHRTGNHLDHVALYLGVDTDGHRVFISSRKEVNGPTMGDKGGASRIDGNGFYAGLLRSAKRL is encoded by the coding sequence ATGCCGAAGCGCAAAGGCCGTCCCGTTCTTCACGCGGCCACCGTCATCGTGCTGCTCACCGGCAGCGCCTTCCTCACCTTCGAACTCCGCAAGGACGAGGAGGCGAAGGTCCCGGCCGTGCAGGCCGTCACCGACCGGCCCGACCTGGAGAACTCGGGGAAGGCCACCGGCAAGCAGACCTGGGAGCGCCTGAACAACCCCACGCGCTCCGTGCTGCGCGGGGAGAACGGCGACATCCTCGCGACCTTCACGGACGGAGCCCGCACCGCGACCCTCCGTGGCCCCTCCCGAACCTTCACCGAGCCGGCCAACACCCAGTCCCGCGTGGTCACCCAGGACTGGGTGCGTCTCATGCCGGAGGCCTGGCGGAAGGGCGCCGAGAAGGAGAAGTGGTTCAAGGACTGGTTCAAGGAGTTCTACGGCAGCGAGGCCGACGACATCTTCGCGATCGCCTTCCAGTACGTCGACGGCGCGCCGGTGAAGAAGGACGACGAGGGCGTCCCGTACGCGGGTGACGCGGTCTTCGGTCCGTTCAAGGACGACGGTGTCGACCGGCTCGAACAGAATGACTTCTACGACTACCTCGGTATCAACTACACGTTCCGCGACGGTTCCACCCTGCAGGCCCGCAAGGAGCGCTACCGGGCCCTGGACTGTTCCGGCTTCATGCGGATGATCTGGGGCTACCGGGCCCGTTACCCCCTGATGGCGAGCAACACGTCCGGCGACGGACTGCCGCGCAGTGCCGACGGCATGGCCCGCTCCAAGGTGGGAGTCGACATCCTGAAGCTCTCCGGTCCCGCCCCCTGGTACACCCGTCCCAAGAACATCGATGTCGTCCAGCCCGGTGACCTGCTGTTCTTCAAGATGGACCACCGTACGGGCAACCACCTCGACCATGTGGCCCTGTACCTGGGCGTCGACACCGACGGGCACCGCGTCTTCATCTCCAGCCGCAAGGAGGTCAACGGGCCGACCATGGGCGACAAGGGCGGTGCGTCCAGGATCGACGGCAACGGCTTCTACGCCGGGCTGCTGCGCAGCGCCAAGCGGCTGTGA